The proteins below come from a single Bombyx mori chromosome 7, ASM3026992v2 genomic window:
- the LOC692837 gene encoding DNA-directed RNA polymerase subunit 6-like protein (The RefSeq protein has 1 substitution compared to this genomic sequence), producing the protein MADEEYEADDGGADYDDIAEEDDNIEETEEQEEDGYNVQCLAWGQAGGGVDKSKRITTRYMTKYERARVLGTRALQIAMCAPVMVELEGETDPLQIAMKELKHGKIPIIIRRYLPDHSYEDWSIDELIIIDQ; encoded by the exons atggcAGATGAGGAGTACGAAGCCGATGATGGTGGTGCAGATTATGACGACATTGCAGAAGAAGATGATAACATTGAAGAAACAGAAGAACAGGAAGAAGATGGCTATAATGTGCAATGTCTGGCTTTGGGACAGGCTGGCGGTGGAGTTGACAAATCTAAACGTATAACTACTCGGTACATGACCAAATATGAGCGCGCGAGAGTTTTAG gaACCAGAGCTTTGCAAATAGCAATGTGTGCTCCTGTCATGGTGGAACTTGAAGGAGAAACTGATCCATTACAAATAGCCATGAAAGAGTTGAAGCATGGTAAAATTCCCATCATAATTCGAAGATATTTACCGGATCATTCATATGAAGACTGGAGCATAGATGAACTCATAATCATagatcaataa